One genomic segment of Gasterosteus aculeatus chromosome 6, fGasAcu3.hap1.1, whole genome shotgun sequence includes these proteins:
- the mea1 gene encoding male-enhanced antigen 1: MEVLSSAMGPERVLPNSEDELGGGERPADGAMLPAWSGGEEEEEEGEVGSEMELDGEEEENDGGYYYQPLNQEPEGEERAVGQEDTPPSTEQLQQRIQVMGLHLPEAPPTDSDDEDDPEGAAALRSRASIPMDADHVELVKRTMAAIALPSLAVPSWANEISDDQWKDMVQNTLESRQSAAALHLPRRNNINGP; the protein is encoded by the exons atgGAAGTGTTGAGCTCAGCGATGGGACCGGAGCGCGTCTTACCAaactctgaggatgagctgggggggggcgagcgccCAGCCGATGGAGCCATGCTGCCTGCGtggagtgggggggaggaggaggaggaggagggggaggtggggtccGAGATGGAgctggatggagaggaagaggagaacgatGGAGGATATTACTACCAACCCCTGAACCAGGaacctgagggggaggagagggccgTGGGGCAGgaggacacccccccctccactgagCAGCTTCAGCAGAGGATACAG GTGATGGGGCTGCACCTCCCCGAAGCCCCGCCCACGGACAGCGATGATGAGGATGACCCTGAGGGGGCGGCGGCCTTGAGGAGCCGAGCCTCTATCCCCATGGACGCAG ACCACGTGGAGCTGGTGAAGAGGACCATGGCGGCCATTGCGTTGCCGTCTCTCGCCGTGCCGTCCTGGGCCAATGAGATCTCAGATGACCAGTGGAAAGACATGGTACAGAACACACTGGAGAGCCGGCAGAGTGCCGCCGCACTGCACCTGCCCCGCAGGAACAACATCAACGGACCTTGA